In the genome of Acidimicrobiia bacterium, the window CTACCGGGCCGGTGAAGGATCCGAGGCAACGGGCTACCTGATGGAGCACACGGCCACGCTGCTGGTGATCGATAGAGAGGGAAACCTCAAGGAAGTCATTCCCTTCGGCGTCGACTCGGATGGGATCGCCGCCGATCTTGAATACATGCTGCGATAGGAACGGAGAGATCATGCGACGCATGTCGGCCTGTACCTCGGCCGCGCTCCTGCTGCTTCTCGCCGCAGGATGCGGCGACGGCTCCGACATCGAAGTATCGGGGGCCTGGGGCCGCCCTGTGCCGGCTGTTGCCGCGAACGGCGCGTTCTACATGGTGATCAGCAACAACGCGGATACGAGCGACCAGCTCGAGAGAGTCTCGTCTGCAGCCTGTGGTGCGGCCGAGCTCCATGAGTCGATGATGACTGATGGCGTGATGAGCATGAGTCCGGTGGGAGCCGGAGGGATCGAGATTCGCGCCGGTAGCGAGGTCGTTCTGGAGGCGGGCGGTTTGCACGTGATGTGCATAGACAAACAGGTCGATTTCGTGGTGGGGGAAACCTACGAGCTGACGCTCGAGTTCGCCGAGGCCGGCTCGGTGGTGGTCGATGTCGAGATCCGCGAGGGCTGACAACTGCGGCTCGCCGCCAACCCAGCCCCCGGTATCGGCTCGCCGGTACATCTCCTCCCGAGGGGGGCCGCCACCGGAAGAGACGCACATTGCACGTTGTGCCGGGTACGTTATGCAGCTATGACTCCTCAGGTCCTCTTCGTTTGCGTGCACAACGCCGGCCGCAGCCAGATGGCAGCCGCGTTCCTGCGGCACTACGCAGGTGATCGAGTTGCCGTCGGCTCGGCGGGGTCGATGCCGGCTTCCGAGATCAATCCGGCTGTGGTCGAGTCGATGGGCGAACTCGGCATCGAACTCGCCGATGCCTCTCCAAAGAGACTGAGCGACGAGTCGGTGCTGGCCTCCGATGTTGTGATCACGATGGGTTGCGGCGACGCGTGCCCCATCTATCCGGGTAAGCGCTACCTCGACTGGGATCTGGAAGATCCTGCCGGAAGGTCGGTCGACGAGATCCGCCCGATCCGCGACGAAATCGGGCGGCGGGTCGAGGCTCTCATCGAGGAGTTGCTCGAGTAGGCACCCCGCCCGGCTCGATCCCTCGGGAGCGAGCGTATCGCCGCGCGAAACCCCATTCTTTCCGGTACTCAGCGCCGATCAAACGTTCATCTCCCGTTCACCACGGCGCCCGATCGCGGTTACCCCACCTCTCTACCGTCCTGGTAGGAGCCGGGAGGCTCGGCGTGAGGCTTCACCGGCAGCTCCCGTTGATGAGTCGCACACGGAGTACAAGATGTTCACGAAGACAGGGAAACTGGTGACGGCGTTGGCGGCCGTTGCCATCATCACAACCGCCTGCGGGGGTGCGGCCGAGGACACGACGGCCGCGGAAACGACTACCCAGACGCCTGCTCCGGTCGAGTCCGGGGTTCTCCCGCTCGTCGACCCGCTCGAGGTCGAGGGTGCCATCGCCGCGGCGGGCTCGTCGACCGTGTTCCCGCTGGCTGAGGCGATGGCGGTACGGTTCCAAAACGAGGGATACTCGGGTCAGATCACGATCGACAGCATCGGGTCCGGTGCCGGGTTCGAACGATTCTGCGTCGAGGGCGAGTCGGATATTGCGAACGCGTCCCGTCCGATCAAGGAGGGGGAGATCGAGTCGTGCCGGGCGATCGGGCGGGACCCGATCGAGCTTCGTTTGGGAACCGATGCCCTGGCGGTGACTGTGTCGATGGGCAACAACTTCGCTGCCGACATCACGCTCGAGGAGTTGGCCGTGTTGTTCTCCACCGCGCAGACCTGGCAGGACGTTCGGTCCGACTGGCCGGCAAA includes:
- a CDS encoding arsenate reductase ArsC; translation: MTPQVLFVCVHNAGRSQMAAAFLRHYAGDRVAVGSAGSMPASEINPAVVESMGELGIELADASPKRLSDESVLASDVVITMGCGDACPIYPGKRYLDWDLEDPAGRSVDEIRPIRDEIGRRVEALIEELLE
- a CDS encoding substrate-binding domain-containing protein; translation: MFTKTGKLVTALAAVAIITTACGGAAEDTTAAETTTQTPAPVESGVLPLVDPLEVEGAIAAAGSSTVFPLAEAMAVRFQNEGYSGQITIDSIGSGAGFERFCVEGESDIANASRPIKEGEIESCRAIGRDPIELRLGTDALAVTVSMGNNFAADITLEELAVLFSTAQTWQDVRSDWPANPVVRFIPGTDSGTFDYFVEEIFDGDEAPILAAAETQKSEDDNVLAQGITADGCDPGDVSTTCAVGFFGYAYFAENSDVLNVLAVEGVEATAEAVDAGDYPLARPLVMYTTASIIAEKPQVGDFLNFVLTYVNEEIIEVGYFPAPASDLDTATRALAEALGG
- a CDS encoding copper chaperone PCu(A)C, which codes for MRRMSACTSAALLLLLAAGCGDGSDIEVSGAWGRPVPAVAANGAFYMVISNNADTSDQLERVSSAACGAAELHESMMTDGVMSMSPVGAGGIEIRAGSEVVLEAGGLHVMCIDKQVDFVVGETYELTLEFAEAGSVVVDVEIREG